GCGCGGACACCGCGAGCCCGCGTCGAATTTCGCAGTGTCGGTGGCACGGTGAATATGCGTCTTGTTCGAACGTCGATATCGGACTGAGCTGCCGCTGGTGCGCGACGATGTGCGCGAGGGAACGTACCTACGGAACGAGAACCTCTGGAGCGACATCGACGTCTGTTCAGCCCGACGAAGGTTTGTTCTACCGGTGGTTCGCTTCCCCGATTGGCCGAGGTAAATTGTGCACGTACGCGCAAACGCGCCGGCCGGCCGACGGTTTTAAAAGGGTGGAGAGCCGGGTGGCGGCGAAACGAGCGTTGTTATCTTGTTACATCGCCGAGCGGAAAGATAACGCGAAAAAGGGGTGGGAAAAATTCGAGACGCGTAATCCGAGATTAGCGAGACGAAAATTAACAAAccattctttaataaaaaagtattaaattgatCGGTTACTATCAATCCTTGATAGCTCGCAAATCCCGCCTGATAATCTTGTCTTATCGTAAACTTTTAACAAGTGTcgtcggaaaaaaaaattgcgaacgCAATGTAAATTTAGAGATTAATTCAATATCCGTCGGCTTGCGTCACAACGTGTTTGATCGAAAGATTTCGCTAGCTATGCGTACACATTCTCATTGaccttttaatataaattcaaaatatttctctctattGTTTACATTTCTGACACAGTTGATCTGGACTTTGTCGGTCTTGACTCGGAGTGACGTGGGTAGTTCAAACTGACAAACTGGCGTCATCGATCGCATTGTTGTTTCGCGAGGGGTAGAGATCTGCTCGGCGGTTGTGCCGCTTCCCACGCCGTTCCCGTCGCAACCGCTTCGATCGAGAGATTTCTCAGCATCCTTGTAACAGCTTAGATAGCAGATCTTATCCCTCATCCGTGCCACTCCACTATCCACTCGAGGGGAAGAAGCAATTTTCGCTGGGATGATTATTTAGCAAAGATCCTTAAGTACTAAGGTCTAACTAAGATCctcaaatattttagttagAGGCAGCGTCAAGTCAGAACGAACGAAATAAATCCAATAGATTTTCCATCTATTTCCAAACCAACATTCTCTGAGCTGTATAAACTCGTCCTTTTATCCTTCTTTCGTCtcagaaaaatacattactTTTTccatcttatttttcttttaaattctcGGTATGACGTCATTGTTCAAAGTGGGTGGCGATCACCCCGTGACGTCATTCGGAGCTATAGCTATTGTCTCTAGAAGACGTCGTAACATTTCGCGGGATCCGCCTGAACTCTCTATGTACATGTACATGTACGTAcgaacatatacatatatacgaaGAGCGGGGTCAGTCAGTAGCTTCGCCGTGTTACGTAACTATTCACATAACCTTTTGACCGTGTTCTCGAGTTTTTCACTCTTCACCGCTCATATATCATTGTTTACCTGATTTGCATCGAATAGCATTCATGGATGTATTCATAATTGTATTGGATGCACAGCAGAAGCGACCCTCGTGACGTTTTATTGAATTGGGTTTATACATTGACCTCTTATCTCATGGGACGTCTATCACTAAAATCGCTTTCAGCAAACAATAGCGACCATTAACTTAATTCTTTGTCTAACTATTTCAGGAAATACACCAGAAATCCGCTGATATATCCCTTCTCTGTAAAGTCAATTTTATCGGCGGAAACCCAATATCTTTTATGCCAAAATATCTGTGCTGATTGTGACAAATTACGTCGCCGAAATGTCGTCAGCAGTACTTGCATAATATCGCGTAAATCTTAGAAGCAATTTTATGAATACAAAACTTTTGACAAATCTTTAGCCATTgtaccaagaaaaaatatattaacaaatatatctttgtcgaattaatcaattatatattcaatctatttcaataattctataaaaatgatacatattttataggTAAAAATGTAACACGCATATCAGTAAGCCATTCAATCATGCTATCTTCTATGGTATGAAGATACCAAACTACTATTGACAACTTACTGATGTGGctgtatatttcatttttagcaaccttttttatagatttattgaagtaaatttaataaatcaaatactGCGCgatcacattttttaaatgcactatttattttcagagctttaataaaattggatACGAGAAACTTCTTAACaattcaaaatcgaaaaacaaaatacgTGCTTGCGtcatagaatattttacaatagttTATGTTTGCATAATTTGTCTGAACTATTATTATTGGTAATTATATCATAAGCAGTAATTATATCGTAAGCATAAACTTAgactatatttttatcttgtcaCAAAAGATTCgaaaaaaacatagtaaaaaaatattattcagttCGGAACAGTATTATACAATACGTAGCGATATGTGCATGCAATGGATAATGTATGTCCTTGCTATACAATACGCTGCACTAAATACAATGAATACTAATACTAATGCGATGAAGTCGCTCCGAATGACGCACAGGATGCacgtgatttttttctttttttcactgCAATCTGAAGCAATAGCGAATGTGTCCATAGTAAGCCATGGTATGATAATCCATAGTGAATAGATCGTCTTTTGTCGTATTTTACACGTAATATATGTGCCTACGCTTCTCATGCTTTTACTGCCTAACATCGCACATAGAAGTGGTCGTACGAGTCTATCGTCTCGCTTTTATAATGCTCATTCAACTTCTTTCTACACGTCGctctaaagaatttttatactattattcCGAATGTCCCTTGGGAACGCGGATTATGCGAACCCCAAACCGGTAACAAGACTATTCGTCGGAGTTTTCACGACGAAATATTCCTATTCGGATATATAACACTgaccatttattttttatataataattttatatatttaaaaatttttttatgaaaaataaattattatttgttgcgaaaatattttatggatacatcaaatgaaattaataaaacattctaGTTTtgaatgaatatattttctactttgtCCATAATTTTTCTcgtgcaaatttattatataaaatatttaattcttttttaataagaaaaatttattttctcgtgAACTTTTCACATTACGGAGTTCCGTCGCGATGGGAATAATGcctatttatgtattattgcgTACTGGGTCAACAACTGTGTCAAGGATGTATAACCGCGATGCACATTGAAGAAatcaatttgtttaataaaccGCAGATAAAACTATTATGACTATGGGAGATGcgatcataaaatatttatacgataATATTCGATACAATACAGAATAGTATCGAATGATAGCTTATACTTTTTTAGTacacgaaaaatataaatattattaattctgaTGTACAAATAATTACAACAAAACACCAATCTAAATAAGCCGGTTTTAACAACGATAAAAATCGACTCATGGTTTCGCGTTTATCATATCAGTTatcaaattatgttttattcgtattatatattttatttctgtgctCTCTCACAGTAAGAGCAATGATGTAAATCTTCATACGTGCCATGGTAAGCTAATGTGGTACTACATTGGTCGGTGTAAGTGGACGCTTACCATAGGTTCCCTCCCATAGACGTCACATCCTCATTCAGGAACTTAATAATGAGACATTGTTTACGAGCTGTCAATGTTGATCCTTCCACCATAGAAATCGCTATTAAGGACAATTTAAGTTCTCTTAAGCGTGTACAAACAACTCTAGCGAGGTAATTGAACCATCATGCGATTTACTTTCTACAATTTTCTCCAATAAATCAACGGATTCAGTCATCGCAAAACACCATGTATATATTAGCATACAAATCGTACATGTGATATGctgtaattgaaatatattgctATAAATATCTGTTCAAAGTTCATAtgcacaaattatataaaaatattgcatactctgcatgattcttttttaatattcaaagattcgattgaatttatttgacatttattaAGGACGTAAAATTTCACTGCAGGATTATTGCAGCAGTTTAATTAATGCTCCGAATATTgtcgtaaataaaattgtcgttGAATATAAATCAAGAAtgtattactttataaataaaaatatgttttataaacaaatatcgtATGAATGAGCTTGACTGTGTTAACtcacaaaattttgaaattacatGGAATgaaatgattatataaataatgatctAAATATATCACacatagataataaataattaataaataatattagacattgcaataatgtctaataaattaaataattatttgttgtaaTTATTGTGTGCTGCGTTTTCTTACTCGGCCATGCAGTAATAAgtatctgcaataaaaacgttatataaTGTTCAACTAATGTACATACGCtgcattgtatattttatgtacctACTTGATGTAACTTCCAAAATCCAATCGACATAACTACCGACGCGTGTGTTGATTGCTGGCTCATTATTCCCGCAAGCAATACCGTAACTAATAATGCCCACGAGGACCTCTCGTTTTGTCGTAGGATTTTGCCAAAGAACAGGACCACCGCTGTCGAACTATagtagaaattatttattgcattatttttgtttttttttggtaataattttatagaatttgcAATTAGCGTTACCTGACAGGCGTCTTTTCCCTCTCCATAAGTGCATAATTGACTGTACAATAAACCTGGATAATATCTGTGACATTCTCGGTATGTAATTACGCTCACCATCACTTTTTGCAAAGTGCTTGATTTCATTCCTCCGAATTCTGTCGTTCCCCAACCtatttcgatcaaattgtaccgaaatttatcatttgtgtagtttatatgaaataacgaatatttattttttttttttaaggaacatattgaacaatttaaatatactagTATAACAATtgctaaagaaatatatttacccAGTAAATCAACGTAATTTCCTGCGAAGGAATCGAATCGATGTTGGAACGGAAGACAAGCTGGTCCAACTTCTTCGCTAAAGTTTATTATCGAATTGACTGTTACTACAGCTATATCATTTTCTAGGGTTGCGGGATTGTAAAGAGGATGTATATCAAATCTGGATGCAACATACAAGCGAGCAGCACTCGTATCTGTATCTggaatatattaagaaaattttaattattaattaatgcaagTGCCGAAGAAAAGCGTCGAATATTCTCTCCGATAAAGATTCTTCAGATATCCTAAAATCTATACaggtatttatattatattttatatttagtacagtttagtatttttagtattttatctgtatttaatttatttgatgaattaaatacaaatcaaATAATGATAAGGATTGTGTGATAAAGATAGTACAAAATTATAGTCTGTAAGGAAAtcttcaagtttttttaatctaaagaACTAAAAACAAACCGGTGGTAACATCGTGATCGCCCACTAGTACACCCACTCTGTTTGCATTTCTGTCAGTCACACAATGAGCGGCAGTTAGAACGTGTGTTTGCGAAATGATAGATGATCCGCAATATACTTCCCTTCGATTAGGATCGACAAGACCAGCCATCATAGAATATTCGTTCACACCAGTTTCCATACCTCCCACTATTTTTGtctgtgataaataattaaaattatttagataaagtttatagaaattttcatgtaaattttttatacttaattaGTTTGAGCATACCGGCTTTTTCCATCCACATCTGCAATCATCTTTCGCTATTTCTTCTTCTGCTTGTAATTCGCACAGAAATTGAACTCCTGATGaccaaaatgatgtcaataaTTCAATAGTCATGACTTTTCCCGTCGATATCACGCTAAATGTCTGATTGCCGCAATAAGAAAAAGCCACAGAAtcatttacatatacattcaATCTGTCGTGAGCACAATTATTATTCTGCGAAAAATATTCTGGatattaatgtgaaaaaattctgaaagttttaaataatttacaattttaataacaaataatttgttacaatatcgcgctataatgtttaaaaattaggaaatagaattatttttatcgtaaacataaattaaccatgacaaaaatattttcggtaatatttaaatatttcacaaaaatctTACCCATGGTATGTTAAAATCGTTGCACGTTAATTTCACTTGATAATCGCTTTCCACCACCCATTTGCAGGATTGTCGACCTTTGGAAATGTTAGGATAGTCGGGGCTGTATACGTAATAAATAGTACCAGGTTTTAAACGTTGGGAATAGTTGCAGTCGCGAGTGAACAAACCGTTTgacattatgaaacataaCGACAGCACGTATATTCCaactgaaaaaagaaaatcattaCTGACATTCTAtgaatttctattaattcttttatttaataatattaaaaactcattatattcaagaataaaatttttaattattgttacattcgATTCAATTACATTGATATCATATAAGAGTTTTGTGCATGTGAAACGCGTAATACGAATCTGTTAGTCAAGGCCGACTAAAACAGAATAGTGATCATTTCACTATTTATAAGTATAAGCCGAAATTATCTcggaaataataatgataattaacgATTGGATGCAGCCAAGTATTACATAAGAGTACGAAAATTATTGCGACGCGTTCAACGCCGACATTATTACGcaactaaattatttagcaTGTACGTCTCCCGCGAAAGTatgtaaaatcttattttgctattttcttaatttgatGGAAGTAAACAGATTTCAGACTATCTTTCAGCGGGCAATCGATCAAATCAAATTTGCTTCTAAATCATCATGTAATCAAATGGTTTAACTCAAAAATAGACAGTCGTTTCTGAAGAACCGCATTGCGGTTGCCATCATATATAGTAAGCCCAAACAAATGTATTAAGATTGGGACAATTTTTCAAGCCAATAGAAAAATCTGTcaatgtttcaaattaaaaaacttttatgaattttctaaataaagattttagatttattaaaaataattaacgtttTTGACGCGGAGTGATAGTTGAAATTTTTcgcattttcgaaaataaagaagcttgcatttgtatttaattatcataacttctgttaatataaattattaattatgattaagtgctagaattaaaaaaatatatataaaaatatatacaatatataatatattgtattatttcttttcagaGAAATAGAAATCCGTAAAATATGCATCTGCGATCGCGCGGCTGTAAGATTTTACAGGTATAAATTGAACACAAGCAGTTagagcaattttattataaatgtcaaTTCTTCCCGCCCCCGGTCTATGACACGCTTTCAAGCAAGCCCCACGTTGAATGAACTTgaatgaaatatgtatatgcgtgCATATGTGTGTCTCTACATAAACGGGCTTTCATTGATTCGCGCGGCGGTCGTTTTCATTAGTTGACCGAATGCCAAGTTGAGCGGGGTAGTCGTCGTAAAAATGGCATTATGCGCTATCTAGTTATGAACTGAAAAATATGACCAGTTTACCATCCACACACTCGACATTATCAACTTATGCTAACAGAACTTGCATCCTAGTGCCATCTGATTTCATTAACTTGCAGCTCGTTCTCACTGGTTGTCATGGTGGTCCAAGCATGGCTGTGTTCAAAACATAAACAAACCGTGAATTTTCTAAAGCTTTGTTAGAGTTGGCGCGATCTGAAGCATTAGGTGTTTgctaatgatataaaaatcgtacatgcaaataaaaaattttaaaaatttctcttaattGGTGTTTGTGCTTTAGGAGCAGGACAGTAATGCCAAATCGCGATGGCAGTGTTGATAAATATGTCAAGGAAAAGGTAGGTTGCATATAAAtgctttatcttttttcttgaaaagatgctttaatagtatttatttatttcacatgattttattgtaattgcagCATAGAAGCCGTAGGATTTCATTTGCAGAGAATGAACTAGTACCAGTGCACAAACCACTACACCGTCATAGACGGTTTCACAAAACAAGACGTCATTCAAGAAATGGTGAATTTGAAGAGTCGATGGATAATAAGGATAGTGTTGCATTGCCTAAGAAAAACGGCAAAcatcacattaaaaaaaaaattgataaattagtGGATGAAAATCAGAGATTAACAATGAAACTTGAGCATTCTGATGTAAATTCTGGTAAGTTCTCACAAACTACAATAGATAATATTCTTATCatgatacaaataatattttactaaaattattgacaaaatattttgtcagaaACTATTGCGGAGCTAAAAGAGAAGGATTCCTTAATGTCAAGAATTAGCAGTAAATATCACAAACTGTTGAAAAGTCACAACAGTCTTCAACAGGAATGTGAGAAACTAAATGTTCTTCTGGAAGAACGTGAAATAGAATTTCAACAGTTGCATACACGTCACAAGGAATTTATGGAAGCCTTACAAAAAGTAGAGAAAACCAACTCCAATCTTGTAACATTTAACCAAAGgtttaaaactgaaaatgttCAGTTGAATGAAGATgtattattacttaaaaatgtaatatatcgACTAAATACAGAGTTGGAAAGATATCaagataaattgaaagaatcTGGACAAAATGTTccatctaaaaatattaatgatatattagaTTCTAAGAGTCTAGCAGATGATAAGGTATTAGAGTCATGGGGTTGTGTGAATACTCATGTGCTAGGCCCACTTTTAGATGCTTATCAGgaaaatttgttagaaaagcAGGAGCTTATAAACAAATACGAAGAAGACATCACAAATCTCAATACTAGATGTAAAGAAGTTATCGGAGAGAATGAATGCATGCAGaatgaaattgaaaagttAAGATCAAAggtatgttaattattaaaaattatcatgtaCTTTACAATCTATTGTAGTAAAAGTTTCTAGTGTACCAGGTATGCGGACGAGATCAAGATGATGTCTGAGGACGCCGATTTGCTCAAGGAATTGAACGAGTGTCACACGAAACAAACTACGCACCAGAAACAAAAGATACACGAGATCCATTCGTTGTATGAGCAGAAAGTGGAAGCAATGTCATTTGACAATAACAGACTTCATGAAGAATATCTAGTGTCAAAAACTGAGCTAAGTAATCTTCAAGGAAAATACGATATTCTTCACAAAGAATATGAAAAGTTACAAAATGATAATACGAAAACAATGCCTATTGATGTTCATAATGCTGCTGTCGAAGAATGTAGAGAATTGTTTGAGAAACTAAAACGTCAATACgattctgaaaaagaaaaagtatctACTCGCGTTAAAGAATTGGAAGAATCGCACtgtcaaaataaaacacaattgGATGTAATTACGATAGAAAGAAATCAATTGAAAGTGTCAAATAAAAACTTCGAAAAAAGTTTGAagtaagtattaattaatatattctaaatttggtttatatattattaacataaattttattcattttaggCGTATACAGCGAAAATTGGAGCATCTTCAAAAGTTTGCACATTCGATGCAAGTATCTCGTGAGTCTTTCAAAAAACAATTGAGGAAGACTACTGTCTATTGCGAAGAATTGTTCAACGAATATGAAAGAATAGTTACTGAGCGAGATAAGCTGATTAAACTTCTACACGAAACAGAAAATGAAAATGCAAGTATTCATTTTCTCGGAGATACTATTACTCAACGAGTAGGTCATTTAAAAGACCAATTAAAGGTAAGGATCAATAGAtacttctttataattaatttaaatacattcttattattattgccaGATCGTGCACGAAGGTGCCAAACAACAATTAGCATTagcggaaaaaaatatgaaagtgcAACAACTCGGAGTACACAAGATGAAAGATGAACATCATCGAGAATTGCAACGTCTCAAGCATTTCCTGAAGCAAAAAGATGAAACGATCGGACgattgcaaaaagaaattagtGCTGCTCGCGAAAACTTGGAACTTGTTTGGAAAGTCACCACTTCGGATAACAAAAAAGGTAAGGGAGTGCTGAAAAATGTGAAGATTCAGCACGTTTAATAAatcttagaaaatatttataatgtaaagtGAATATGAAAATCCGTCCACTATAAGATgtacgatataaaaatattactgcCAGTCAACACTAATCatcttaagaatattttatcgtcTGTGAAGAAAAGCTAGTCATAGTATATATTTagcataattattgtataacataatctttataatctattacatattatacatgacttataataattatatctcttttttcacatatttatcGAAATCTATCACTAAGAGATTGATTATCGATTTGATGTTGCGCCACGAATTAAAAACGGCGTCGCTGTCATTCGATGATCATTGAGATAATGTATTCAACACGATAATGACATTCCGTATGTCAAATATACTCAAATGTGCGTTTGCTCATTGAAAGGAAACAACAGATTTATCGATAGTATCACTGCCTTTATTCAGTGATGACATCAACCGCGGCAAAAGGTTTTGAAGGTTGCCACTTGCGACAGAGTTAACGCCGGGGATACGACGTGAAAAATTGACGTCCCCACTTATAGAAGTGATCTCACATTCCATTACTATTAACATGCAAGACTTATAGATGTGCTCGCGATCGATTTATCGTACTTTGCATTTGTTATACAGTTTTTGCTAATTGCCAGacattttctgaaaaaaaaaaacgttttatgCAGATAATCTATGGACATTGCCTCTTATGTTCTTACCGCGATAATATTGATGCTATCGAGAACATGACATCATGATATAatcttgatttatttgtttcagcTTATCCTTTTagcatcaaattatttttgtagaaattatttaggtatatatgcaaatatatgtatatatttcataatgttGGTacattagtaatattaatgatatttgcatatattttaatcttttcagCATTTTCATGATTgattatagaatataattcgttattatcatttttctaaaatatgaaaaaaaaaatagttaaaataataatctaatttaatttttgcgccAAATTGTAGCTTTGTTACATTGCACTTTCTGTACTTCTTTTACTTCGTTCTTTTTCCCTCCCAATAAGATTTAATGTATATCCATTTCACTTATCCCTCACTCTTCATATAAAGTACagaaaatgcataaaaaatgaaCAGATTTGATTAATGCGATTGGCTCCCCTGCTTTAACTATTTCGATATTTGCGATTTCTGCAGTGGCGCACTGCTAAATTCAAACTGCCATTCTAACGGAATGCAATTCTACGAAGTCGCAGAATCGCTTTCAGGTCGCTCcgtattttttgcaattattatcgTCTAAAGGTGAGTCTTACGCATGAAAGATTATAACGAGTGTCTCGTCAACTCGGTCGTTCGATCATTCGTCGTAATGTATTACGTATCGTGCAATAACAATCactattatgtgaaaatatcgCTATTTCGGCATCGGGCTACTTCCGTGCGCCCGGCGTTCCGTGAGCACAGAATCCTCTTCGCATATCTACGATATTTTCTGCGCATCGAAAGGTAATCATCACtagatttatacatattatcctgtaattatttatattgatggtATCTTTTGACAAATATGTCTAACGGAAGAGATATTAACAGAGttgtcatttttcaattttgcggCGTTTTGCCCGCAATCGACGAGATGTTACGGCAGCCATATTTAtagcatgcaaaattattactttattttcgaaaattgtcagatttatattaagattaatttttattaatctctgAAGTCAGGTTTTGTTTTTGAAAGTTTCAAGgaagattatttattacgaaaattattttataggtACGTAATAACATTTCTAAGAAAAGATGAGATTTTGGTGTAAGCAGCACTGGCGAGATAAAATCAGAGATCGTTAATCTTTCATGGGAATTGGGTTGAGAAATTCGCCGTGCGCTAACGCTGTTTCGCCGAATATTACGGCTAGAGCAGGATTATCCAACTTGTGACATCATGCAAGCGAGCGAGCAAGAAATCGAACAAGAGAGAAACGCGAACGGGTGATCGCTCGCACACGCCTAGGTAAGGTTAACCGCTGCGCCGGTTACATCGCATGCCGGTTATACGCGACACGCATATTAATTCAAGGAACTAGTTCTTGCACAATGTATACGTGACAGtcgaatttcaaataattccaCAAGGATACTGTAAAGGCGCTGAAAAATATCGAAGGTTTCGAACATGAGATATGAAATTCAAGTCATATAATCAATTCagtcatatataaatttataatcaaatgataatttttttgcaatctttattcttttatttagaaaaagaaactaCGAAATATTCATGCCGTGAGAGTAAATTTGAGAAAAGATGTTGCTAAGATTTCAGTTTAATTTGAATCATTACAATAATCTAGGGAAGTCTAATTgattataactataataagAATCGGGGTTATCTTAGGAGTTGTCGCGTGACACACTTGAATGATCTACAAAAGTTACAAGAGCGAATAGATGTTTATCTAGCGATACGAACAAgattgtaaatttttgaaaggATACATAATTGTgtgagataattatttatctaaatatttctaGAATTCACTTTGTGTaaagagatttttataataatctgttctcaaatatttattaaacattcgATGGTAAATATTCGAGTTGAATAATGGCGGTACTATTCGGCCGCGCGGCGTCGCGAGTCATCCCTGTGCGCCATCGGTCGTTTCCGGCGCATTTCGTACGGCCTCGTGTAAAGCAAAATGTCGTCTGCTAGGCGCGTCGTCCGTAGTCTGTACAACCGGGTCGGGCATTCGTGACGCGAAAATCGTGGCGCGATAAGGTGATAATGCGCGGTGCGCGCGCTCCGCGCTCGCGACTAGACTGTGTCCGATAGTTTTCAGTGCCGTCGCGTGCGTTCAGCGCTCGGTTCCTTTATCGTGTGAACGTGAGCATCGCCGGACAATAAAGTGCGGAGCAAGCACCCGTCGCTTGCTGCCGGTGGAAACATCGATTTTTGCTTGTTTTCCGTCGCGAGTGGACAGATGATCAGTGACTAAGACCGCTCTCTTCGTCGTCCCGGCGTCCGTCGCGCCCCGCCGCGCACTTTGCAGGTTTCGCTTCACATTTCGGCCGGCATTGCGGATGATGCCACTGTGAGTTGGCGGTGCACCAGGAGGCGAGGACATCGACGGATTATTTTCACAGCGTAAGTTTCT
The nucleotide sequence above comes from Linepithema humile isolate Giens D197 chromosome 4, Lhum_UNIL_v1.0, whole genome shotgun sequence. Encoded proteins:
- the LOC105671884 gene encoding venom serine protease 34-like isoform X2, producing the protein MREKFESVLQVGIYVLSLCFIMSNGLFTRDCNYSQRLKPGTIYYVYSPDYPNISKGRQSCKWVVESDYQVKLTCNDFNIPWNNNCAHDRLNVYVNDSVAFSYCGNQTFSVISTGKVMTIELLTSFWSSGVQFLCELQAEEEIAKDDCRCGWKKPTKIVGGMETGVNEYSMMAGLVDPNRREVYCGSSIISQTHVLTAAHCVTDRNANRVGVLVGDHDVTTDTDTSAARLYVASRFDIHPLYNPATLENDIAVVTVNSIINFSEEVGPACLPFQHRFDSFAGNYVDLLGWGTTEFGGMKSSTLQKVMVSVITYRECHRYYPGLLYSQLCTYGEGKDACQFDSGGPVLWQNPTTKREVLVGIISYGIACGNNEPAINTRVGSYVDWILEVTSNTYYCMAE
- the LOC105671884 gene encoding venom serine protease 34-like isoform X1, yielding MREKFESVLQVGIYVLSLCFIMSNGLFTRDCNYSQRLKPGTIYYVYSPDYPNISKGRQSCKWVVESDYQVKLTCNDFNIPWNNNCAHDRLNVYVNDSVAFSYCGNQTFSVISTGKVMTIELLTSFWSSGVQFLCELQAEEEIAKDDCRCGWKKPTKIVGGMETGVNEYSMMAGLVDPNRREVYCGSSIISQTHVLTAAHCVTDRNANRVGVLVGDHDVTTDTDTSAARLYVASRFDIHPLYNPATLENDIAVVTVNSIINFSEEVGPACLPFQHRFDSFAGNYVDLLGKYISLAIVILVYLNCSICSLKKKNKYSLFHINYTNDKFRYNLIEIGWGTTEFGGMKSSTLQKVMVSVITYRECHRYYPGLLYSQLCTYGEGKDACQFDSGGPVLWQNPTTKREVLVGIISYGIACGNNEPAINTRVGSYVDWILEVTSNTYYCMAE
- the LOC105671883 gene encoding centrosomal protein of 89 kDa isoform X1 — protein: MPNRDGSVDKYVKEKHRSRRISFAENELVPVHKPLHRHRRFHKTRRHSRNGEFEESMDNKDSVALPKKNGKHHIKKKIDKLVDENQRLTMKLEHSDVNSETIAELKEKDSLMSRISSKYHKLLKSHNSLQQECEKLNVLLEEREIEFQQLHTRHKEFMEALQKVEKTNSNLVTFNQRFKTENVQLNEDVLLLKNVIYRLNTELERYQDKLKESGQNVPSKNINDILDSKSLADDKVLESWGCVNTHVLGPLLDAYQENLLEKQELINKYEEDITNLNTRCKEVIGENECMQNEIEKLRSKCTRYADEIKMMSEDADLLKELNECHTKQTTHQKQKIHEIHSLYEQKVEAMSFDNNRLHEEYLVSKTELSNLQGKYDILHKEYEKLQNDNTKTMPIDVHNAAVEECRELFEKLKRQYDSEKEKVSTRVKELEESHCQNKTQLDVITIERNQLKVSNKNFEKSLKRIQRKLEHLQKFAHSMQVSRESFKKQLRKTTVYCEELFNEYERIVTERDKLIKLLHETENENASIHFLGDTITQRVGHLKDQLKIVHEGAKQQLALAEKNMKVQQLGVHKMKDEHHRELQRLKHFLKQKDETIGRLQKEISAARENLELVWKVTTSDNKKGKGVLKNVKIQHV
- the LOC105671883 gene encoding centrosomal protein of 89 kDa isoform X2, whose amino-acid sequence is MDNKDSVALPKKNGKHHIKKKIDKLVDENQRLTMKLEHSDVNSETIAELKEKDSLMSRISSKYHKLLKSHNSLQQECEKLNVLLEEREIEFQQLHTRHKEFMEALQKVEKTNSNLVTFNQRFKTENVQLNEDVLLLKNVIYRLNTELERYQDKLKESGQNVPSKNINDILDSKSLADDKVLESWGCVNTHVLGPLLDAYQENLLEKQELINKYEEDITNLNTRCKEVIGENECMQNEIEKLRSKCTRYADEIKMMSEDADLLKELNECHTKQTTHQKQKIHEIHSLYEQKVEAMSFDNNRLHEEYLVSKTELSNLQGKYDILHKEYEKLQNDNTKTMPIDVHNAAVEECRELFEKLKRQYDSEKEKVSTRVKELEESHCQNKTQLDVITIERNQLKVSNKNFEKSLKRIQRKLEHLQKFAHSMQVSRESFKKQLRKTTVYCEELFNEYERIVTERDKLIKLLHETENENASIHFLGDTITQRVGHLKDQLKIVHEGAKQQLALAEKNMKVQQLGVHKMKDEHHRELQRLKHFLKQKDETIGRLQKEISAARENLELVWKVTTSDNKKGKGVLKNVKIQHV